Proteins from a genomic interval of Rhodothermales bacterium:
- a CDS encoding glycosyltransferase yields the protein MTDSGGKPRRHVLFLAYYFPPLGLSGVQRASKFAKYLPEYGWDVTVLTAEPRGYFAYDDTLLEDLAQSGVKIVRTRSLDPTRLYGRARVVNLPRESRRRWASALTNIFFVPDNKIGWFLSGRKAGLASHSEHAFDAVLSSAPPYTSHLMAASISRRLELPLVLDFRDDWVGNPRHTYPTRLHRQLHERLEHRVVRSASATITINRIIADSLDSRCRARGITAPIHVIPQGFDPEDFSDQHVTDRPMDSPVFRFLYSGIFYDAQTPIPFLNGLRLALEQRPELRSQIAADFVGLVPDDFRKFVDGAGLSDVVNYLGYESHS from the coding sequence GTGACGGACTCAGGCGGAAAACCCAGACGGCACGTCCTCTTCCTGGCGTACTATTTTCCTCCGCTGGGACTCAGTGGCGTGCAACGGGCGTCAAAGTTTGCCAAGTATCTTCCCGAATACGGTTGGGACGTCACGGTGCTCACAGCGGAGCCGCGGGGTTACTTCGCATACGATGATACGCTCCTGGAGGACCTGGCACAGTCCGGCGTTAAGATCGTCCGAACCAGATCCCTTGACCCGACGCGGCTGTATGGTCGCGCACGTGTCGTGAATCTTCCCCGGGAGTCACGGAGACGATGGGCGAGCGCGCTTACAAACATCTTCTTCGTGCCCGACAATAAGATCGGATGGTTCTTATCGGGCAGGAAGGCCGGCCTGGCATCGCACTCCGAGCACGCGTTCGACGCCGTGCTTTCTTCCGCTCCTCCCTACACATCGCACCTCATGGCTGCGTCAATTTCGCGAAGACTCGAACTTCCGCTCGTGCTGGACTTTCGTGACGACTGGGTCGGTAATCCGCGGCATACGTATCCGACCAGGCTTCACAGGCAACTTCACGAAAGACTTGAACATCGGGTCGTCAGAAGTGCGAGCGCGACGATCACGATTAACCGGATCATCGCCGATAGTCTGGATTCGCGGTGCCGGGCGAGAGGGATCACAGCGCCGATTCACGTGATTCCGCAGGGTTTTGACCCAGAGGATTTTTCCGACCAACATGTGACAGATCGTCCCATGGACAGCCCCGTATTTCGTTTCCTCTATTCAGGCATTTTCTACGACGCGCAGACGCCGATACCTTTTCTGAATGGTCTGAGGTTGGCCCTCGAGCAACGACCCGAACTTCGCAGTCAGATCGCAGCTGACTTCGTTGGACTTGTTCCGGACGACTTTCGGAAGTTCGTGGACGGGGCAGGCCTTTCGGACGTGGTAAACTATCTGGGATACGAATCGCATTCTG